The Paramicrobacterium fandaimingii DNA segment TTTGTTCGCCCAGACCGCGTGCATGAGGTAGTACTTGTCGCCCACCTTGGTCACCGTTGCGCCCTCCAGGTACGGCTCGGGTGAGAACGGCTGCTGGTCGAAGGTCGGCAGATCGGTGGGGTGCTCCAGGTTCTCCATGTCTGGTGTCAGCTTCGAGTAGAGGTCGTTGTGCAGCACGAGGTAGGTGTCATCGCCCTCGTGGAACATCCCGCCATCGATGTGGTAATACTGCGGATTCGATGCCCTGACAGGGTCGCCCAGGGGGTGTTCAATGCTTCCCTCGATGTTGCGATACGGCCCTTCAATGCCGCCTTCGCTTGCCAGCATGAAGGTTCCGGTCAACTTCGACGGGTCACCCATTGTGGCCATGATGTACCACGTGCCGTCGATGTACTGCACCTCCGGTGCCCAGACGTTGCCTGCTCGCTTCGACGGGTCATCCGGATGCTTGTACGTCTGCCAGTCCGCGACCACAGTCTTCTCGTCTGTGTTCTCGTCGACGAACTCGGGCGACCACACCTTGCCCTTCGTCTGGTCTGGCCGCAGCGATGTCGTGTCGACGAGCGTCCACGGTCCGTCCATCGACGGCGCAGTCCACATGTAGAGGCCGTCGTTCCACGGCCCTGCTTTGTCAAGCTCCGCCACCTTCGTCGTTCCCGTCGCGACGTACAGCGTCTCGCCGTCGACCTCGAAGTGGTTCACGTAGGTGTCACGCATCCAGACTCGGCCCTGCTCTGCATCCTGCGGCCGTGTCTCGAGATCGAGCACCATCGAGTTGTGCACCCCCGGCGTGATCTCTGCCCGGTCGTCGGCTGTGCCGTACGGCATCGGCAGGGGCCAGCTGGCTGGATGCTGCGCGGCCTCGCCGCCCATGTCGTAGGTGTGCACGTATTCGAAGTTCGCGTCGGCTCCCTTCGCGTTCATCGAGAGCAGTCCGAGCTGCAGGTTGCCGAGCGTCGACAGCGACCAGACTCCGCCCCACTGCCAGTTTTCGCCATCGGTGCTCGATGCCATGCGAACGTCATATTCTTCTCCTTCGTCATCACGCTGAACGAAGAGTCGCAGCCATGTCGTCTCGGCAGGTGCTGCTCCGAACATCGGTCCGTTCGCGACCGCTGTCGGCGGTGTTGTCGTCGGACGCGAGCCTTCTTTGCCGAATTCGGTTACGTGCTCGACGTGGCCCATTCGGCTGATGGGAAGAACCGTGTGCGTCAATTTGACGTAGCTGTCATCGTGTTCGTACAGCACGAGTCCGGCCTGCTGAGCCGCCTTCGTTGGGTCAAACGTCACCTTCGTCTCGACCATGTAGTTGTTCTGCGGCGCATCGCGCAGCAGAACGGATGCCGTATTCGTCCCCTTATAGAGTTCGTCGCCGTTCGTCGGCCAGACGAGCGAACCGTCGCTGACGCCTGAGCCTTCGGCCTGCCCGCGTACCCACCTCCACGCGTCGTCATTCTCTGCGGGGTTTCCGTCCGCGTCGAAGTCGTCAGAGTACTCGCTCAGCAGCTCTCCCGGCTGCGGATCGGCAACGCGCTCCGTCACAGGTGTGAAGAGCTTCGCGGCGCTGATGTTGTCGCCATCCATGACGGCACCGGATGCTGCGAAGCCGACGGATCCGTGCGATTTCGCCTGTTCGGGCGCTGTTGCCTCGACAACGGCGAGCGGCTCGCCCAGTCCATCGTTCGCGACCTCTGCCGTCACGGTGCTCCCTCGCCATTCGACGGAGACCACGTGCCACGTGCTGGCATCAAACGAGTCCGGAAGAGGTGCCGACTCGGTCACGACAGCGCTTCCGTGAACGATCTCAATGCGCAGTTCGTTCGCTTCGGCGTCGATCCATGCCGTCGTTCCGTTCCGCCCCTTGCTTCCCAGTACCAATCCTGTGGCGCCGGCCGAGGTGTCGGCGTCTGCCGCTGTGAATCGGATGTCGGCCTGCACGCGCAGATCCCCCGATGCCTTCTTCTGGCTTGTCACGGTGGCGCCGCCCGACATGGCGCTGGAGCCCGTGCCCTCTGCGGTCATGCGAATATGCTTGCCCGCATCGTCGTCCGTCGCGATGTCAACGCTGCTTCGTCCGCGCTTCTTCCACGACCGCAGCGACCCGTCGGCAAAGTCCGACCCGACGATCGGCGTCGTCACGGGTGCCGTTTCTTCGCCATTCGATGGGCCGGCTCCCGCCCGCACAACGGGCCAGCCGTCGATCCAGTCAAGTCTGTCGATCATGAGCGGACGCTTCGAGAGATTGAGGTTGCCGACAGGTGGAAAGTCGGGGTCGGCGGTCGGGATCGCGTGATAAACAAGCCAGTCTTGGCCAGACAGATCAGTCTGGATTGTGTTGTGTCCCGGCCCCGCGAAGCCGTTTCCGTTGGAGGTCAGCACGAATCCTGCGTTGCTGCTCGTCGACATCAGGTCGATTCCATCATCGTCGACGAACGGACCGCGAGGGCTGTCTGAGCGCCCTGCCTTGACGGTGTAGCCGCTGAACGAGCCGTCGCAGCATCCGGCATCCGAATACATGAGGTAGTACATGTCGTCGTGCTTCACGACAAGGCCTCCCTCCATGCGTCGCCCCTGTGCAATCTGCGTCACGTCACCGGTCAGTGCCGTTGCCTCCTCGTTGAGCGCGGAGACACAGAGCAGGTCGTAGCTTCCCCAGTAAATGTAGTGCGTGCCGTCGCTATCGGTGAAGAGTGATTGGTCAATGTTCCCGGTCGGGCAGCCTTCGACTCCCTTACCGCTGATCAGCAGGCCATGGTCTGTCCAGGGCCCTGTTGGAGTTTCGGCTGTGAGCAGCGCGACTCCCCCGTTCGACAGCGAGTAGGTCAGAGAGTACTGGCCGTCGAGATAGCGGATGTCCGGAGCCCACGGGCGCGTACCCGCCGACCAGTAGTCGGGGCGATCGCCGCCTTTCTCATAGACATCGCCGACGTGCTCCCACGTCACCATGTCTGTCGAGCGCATCATCGGCAAGATGCGCTCCCCCTTCTCGCCGTCGCTGTTGAAGATGGGGTTTGTCGTTCCGTACGCGTACCAGGCCCCGTCTTTTCCCTTGATTATGGCGGGATCGGGGAACGAATCGACAACTCCTTCGCTCACCGGGTTTGTATACGTGCCCGAGGCTTGCGTCCCAGCTGACTGCGGATGCTGGTCGGCCGACGCAGCCCGTGGCGGCATCGCACCTCCGATGAACACGCTCGCGGCAATGATGGCCGCTGCTCTTGCTGTAACCGATCTCCAACGCATGTGATGCGCTCTCCTTCTTCGTTGAAGTTGCCGCGCACGCACGCGCAGCAGCGTCGGCGCGCGTGGATTCGCGGCACGACGGTGATGATCGGGGCGACGTCTCGACGGCGGCGATGACGTGCATCGCGTTGCTGCCCGCGCCCCTTAAGTGCTTCGCCACCCATCTAAGGGAGAACTCATTTTTCCGTCAAGACTCCGGCGGAAAGAACATGGAAAAGGCTGACGCACCGTGAGATCGGCGCGAGTCGTCCCGGCTCAGTCGGCAGATCGCATGCCGTGTACCGCCTGATCGTAGAGGTCCGCAAGACTCGAGGTGCCGCCTTCTTTCGTCCACAACTCCCCTGCGACATCGAGACACGCGATGCAGCAGGCCACGATCGCCTCCGCTGACGGGTCACCCTGCCCGTCCTGAATGCCGAGCCTCAGCCGGATGTTGGGCACAAGGAGTGATTGCCAGTGCAGATGCTTCTCGATGCTGCGCGAGCGCAGCGATGGTGTTTCATACATCATCTTTGCGATCTTGAGGGTCGTGCCCGAATCACCCTCGAGAGCTTCAATCGCGTCGAAGGCTTCGCGCAGCGCCTCCCAGGGTCCGACGGAAAGCGGAACAGCTTCGAGAGCCTCCTGCATCAGCACGCCCTGACCCGCCAGGTCGCCCAGCACGACGTCCTCCTTCGTGCGGAAGTACCGAAAAAACGACCGACGGGAGATCCCGGACGTCTCGGCTATCTGATCGATCGTCGTCTGCTCGAAACCTTGGTCGAGAATCAGCCGCATAGCCACGGTCGTGATCTCGGTCAGAGCCGCCTGACGCGATCGCTCCCAGAGGGTAGGTTCAGGGCTCATGACTTCCCAGTGTAGCCGAGATGCCTAGTTGGCACTGAGTGCCCGCTAGGCATACGATGCAGGTATCCATCGACCTCACCCGGAGGAGCCAACATGCCCACCATCGATCACGGCAGTCAAACAGTTCTCATCACGGGCGCCAGCTCCGGAATCGGAGAGGCTTTTGCTCGCAAACTGGCCAGTCTCGGCTCAGACCTGGTGCTGGTGGCGCGCCGGGAAGACCGTCTCCAGCGGCTTGCGTCTGAGCTCAATCGGGCGCACGGAGTCAGAGCGACGGTATTGCGACAGGATCTTTCGTCCGCAACAGCGGGGGCCGACCTGCGAGCTGCCGTCGACAGCGCCGGTCTTCGAGTAACGGGCGTTATCAACAATGCCGGATTCGGTACGTTCGGCCCGTTCGTCGCCGAAGACCCGCAGCTGCTCGCTCGCGAAATCGCCGTGGATGTGTCGGCTCCAGTACAGACCAGCGCCGCTTTCCTGTCCGACATGGTCGAGGCCGGAAGCGGCTACCTGATCAACGTCGCAAGCATGGCTGCCTACGCACCAACACCACGCATGGCCGTCTACGGGGCAACGAAGGCATTCGTTCTGAGCTTCACTGAATCACTGTGGGCAGAGTTGTGCACGAGCGGGGTCACCATTTTCGCCCTTTCGCCTGGCGCAACAAGTACCGAGTTCAACTCCGTCGTTGGCACCGATGACGCGACAGCGGGAGCACGCATGCGCACACCCGACAACGTCGTCGCAACGGCGCTCGCACACCTCGCACGTCGTAACCCCGGGCCGAGCGTCATCGACGGGGCGTCAAATCGCGTTGGAGCGAATCTCGGCCGCCTTCTGACCAGGCGCACAATGGCCAGCATCATGTCCAGAATCACACAGCCCAGACACGTCGATGCGTCTGCAACGTCACCGGCGGTGACCTAAACGTTCTTCGGTTGTTCCGGGGCGCGTGCAGCGGAGGGAGATCTTACGCGCTCTCGCGAACGACGAGTTCCGTTGGGAGGGTCATTGTCGCTCCCCCGTTTCCGTTGATCATGTCGAGAAGCAGCCGCACCATCTCGCGGCTGATGCGCTCAAACGGCTGCCTCATCGTCGTGAGAGACGGCGTGGTGCTGCTCGCGATCGGCGCATCGTCGAACCCGACGACGGCGACCCCGTCTGGAACCCGGATGCCGCGATCGCGAAGAACATCGAGCGCGCCAGCCGCCATCACGTCGTTCGCGGCGAAGACGCCGTCAATGTCGGTGCTTCGCTCGAGCAGCGCGGCCATGGCCCGTCTGCCGCTCTCGCGCGAGTAGTCGCCATCTTCGATGAGCGCGTCGTCTGCGTCGCCGGCCATCGCCCGGCGATACCCGACGAGGCGCCCGACTCCGCCCGAGGTGTCTTGGGGCCCGGCGATCGTGGCGATGCGCGTGCAGCCGCGTGCGCGAAGATGTTCGACCGCAGCCTCGGCGCCGGCCTCGTCGTCTGCAGCGACGTAGCCGACAGATCTCTCGAAGCCAAGCGGAATTCCACACGCGATCGCCGGAACCTTCGACTGCACGAGCTCGTGCAGAAACGACGACTGGCCGGCATGGGAAGAGACGAGAAGCACACCGTCGACGTGGCCCGCGGTGATGAATTCAGCGGCACGGCGCTTTTCAGCATCCGTTCCCGCCATCAGAAGCACGAGCGGAAGGTCG contains these protein-coding regions:
- a CDS encoding family 43 glycosylhydrolase, whose protein sequence is MSEGVVDSFPDPAIIKGKDGAWYAYGTTNPIFNSDGEKGERILPMMRSTDMVTWEHVGDVYEKGGDRPDYWSAGTRPWAPDIRYLDGQYSLTYSLSNGGVALLTAETPTGPWTDHGLLISGKGVEGCPTGNIDQSLFTDSDGTHYIYWGSYDLLCVSALNEEATALTGDVTQIAQGRRMEGGLVVKHDDMYYLMYSDAGCCDGSFSGYTVKAGRSDSPRGPFVDDDGIDLMSTSSNAGFVLTSNGNGFAGPGHNTIQTDLSGQDWLVYHAIPTADPDFPPVGNLNLSKRPLMIDRLDWIDGWPVVRAGAGPSNGEETAPVTTPIVGSDFADGSLRSWKKRGRSSVDIATDDDAGKHIRMTAEGTGSSAMSGGATVTSQKKASGDLRVQADIRFTAADADTSAGATGLVLGSKGRNGTTAWIDAEANELRIEIVHGSAVVTESAPLPDSFDASTWHVVSVEWRGSTVTAEVANDGLGEPLAVVEATAPEQAKSHGSVGFAASGAVMDGDNISAAKLFTPVTERVADPQPGELLSEYSDDFDADGNPAENDDAWRWVRGQAEGSGVSDGSLVWPTNGDELYKGTNTASVLLRDAPQNNYMVETKVTFDPTKAAQQAGLVLYEHDDSYVKLTHTVLPISRMGHVEHVTEFGKEGSRPTTTPPTAVANGPMFGAAPAETTWLRLFVQRDDEGEEYDVRMASSTDGENWQWGGVWSLSTLGNLQLGLLSMNAKGADANFEYVHTYDMGGEAAQHPASWPLPMPYGTADDRAEITPGVHNSMVLDLETRPQDAEQGRVWMRDTYVNHFEVDGETLYVATGTTKVAELDKAGPWNDGLYMWTAPSMDGPWTLVDTTSLRPDQTKGKVWSPEFVDENTDEKTVVADWQTYKHPDDPSKRAGNVWAPEVQYIDGTWYIMATMGDPSKLTGTFMLASEGGIEGPYRNIEGSIEHPLGDPVRASNPQYYHIDGGMFHEGDDTYLVLHNDLYSKLTPDMENLEHPTDLPTFDQQPFSPEPYLEGATVTKVGDKYYLMHAVWANKSGEGEDAVCSYLPNTGKKSQYDAIVAVSDSFEGPYSKRYTAGVGAGHNNMFVDEEGTVWMTFFRNPAHGYWSEPDHIDDAAVAGVVRMEQAGPFGDLLYVERPTD
- a CDS encoding TetR/AcrR family transcriptional regulator, whose translation is MSPEPTLWERSRQAALTEITTVAMRLILDQGFEQTTIDQIAETSGISRRSFFRYFRTKEDVVLGDLAGQGVLMQEALEAVPLSVGPWEALREAFDAIEALEGDSGTTLKIAKMMYETPSLRSRSIEKHLHWQSLLVPNIRLRLGIQDGQGDPSAEAIVACCIACLDVAGELWTKEGGTSSLADLYDQAVHGMRSAD
- a CDS encoding SDR family NAD(P)-dependent oxidoreductase; protein product: MPTIDHGSQTVLITGASSGIGEAFARKLASLGSDLVLVARREDRLQRLASELNRAHGVRATVLRQDLSSATAGADLRAAVDSAGLRVTGVINNAGFGTFGPFVAEDPQLLAREIAVDVSAPVQTSAAFLSDMVEAGSGYLINVASMAAYAPTPRMAVYGATKAFVLSFTESLWAELCTSGVTIFALSPGATSTEFNSVVGTDDATAGARMRTPDNVVATALAHLARRNPGPSVIDGASNRVGANLGRLLTRRTMASIMSRITQPRHVDASATSPAVT
- a CDS encoding LacI family DNA-binding transcriptional regulator codes for the protein MSTPSPRRRPTIDDVATAAGVSRGTVSRVLNGGHWVSPDSLHAVNAAIKKTGYRINPHARNLATSRANSVAFLLTESHDRLFEDPNFAVLMRGAASALEEHDLPLVLLMAGTDAEKRRAAEFITAGHVDGVLLVSSHAGQSSFLHELVQSKVPAIACGIPLGFERSVGYVAADDEAGAEAAVEHLRARGCTRIATIAGPQDTSGGVGRLVGYRRAMAGDADDALIEDGDYSRESGRRAMAALLERSTDIDGVFAANDVMAAGALDVLRDRGIRVPDGVAVVGFDDAPIASSTTPSLTTMRQPFERISREMVRLLLDMINGNGGATMTLPTELVVRESA